A region from the Metopolophium dirhodum isolate CAU chromosome 9, ASM1992520v1, whole genome shotgun sequence genome encodes:
- the LOC132952252 gene encoding cytochrome P450 306a1-like: MFWIIGVILFGVLYAGYLWRSNRNLPPGPWGVPIFGYLPWLNPTEPYKTLTALACKYGPIYSIQMGKHFAVVMSDPTLVRMALARNELADRTNFEVVNEIMQEHGLIFTHGPLWKEQRKFVCNWLKVIGVTKFGDKKNNLQLLIADAVSTTISKLRQSNNCPIDTGTFFLVHIGDFINLIVLGKAWPEDDPNWIYLRNLAEDGSKKFAIATPLSVLPILKIIPKYRNTVFEVIEGVKNTHLIYKTLMEKRGNEIHESDDLMAMFMKEMTKRTNDKDSHHFTEKQCCFLLSDLFGAGVETTVNTLRWFLLYMALNQGIQNDLQKLLDSACTDDGGLIDLEQIESIPLLKACVSETMRLRPVAPSGIPRSVNTEIMISGYRIPKGTMVLPLQWAMHHDENYWTDPETFRPKRFLDDEGNMINHKAFMPFQAGKRACVGDTLSYWMLYLFGANIIHNFNVSAEQGLSEKEINTIMDGEFGITLSPATHNVVFKSRI, encoded by the exons atgttttggATCATCGGCGTAATACTATTTGGTGTATTGTATGCTGGTTACCTGTGGCGTTCCAACAGAAACTTACCCCCAGGCCCTTGGGGTGTTCCAATTTTCGGCTATCTACCGTGGTTAAATCCAACCGAACCTTACAAAACGTTAACGGCGCTGGCTTGTAAGTATGGGCCGATTTACAGCATTCAGATGGGCAAACATTTTGCAGTCGTTATGTCGGACCCGACACTGGTTAGAATGGCATTAGCGAGGAACGAACTGGCAGATCGCACCAACTTCGAAGTTGTCAACGAAATAATGCAAGAACATG GTTTGATATTTACACACGGGCCTCTTTGGAAAGAACAGCGAAAATTTGTTTGCAATTGGCTTAAGGTGATCGGCGTGACCAAGTTCGGGGACAAGAAAAATAACTTACAACTACTTATTGCCGACGCCGTGTCTACTACGATCTCG aaattacgTCAATCAAATAATTGTCCGATTGACACGGGGACGTTTTTTCTTGTACACATAGGAGATTTTATAAATCTCATAGTGTTGGGTAAAGCGTGGCCAGAAGATGACCCTAATTGGATTTATTTACGAAATTTGGCTGAAGACGGATCCAAAAAATTCGCCATAGCCACTCCATTGAGTGTTTTGCCAATATTGAA GATAATACCGAAATACAGAAATACTGTTTTTGAAGTAATCGAGGGAGTTAAGAATACGCATCTCATATATAAAACTTTGATGGAGAAACGAGGCAACGAAATCCACGAAAGTGACGATCTGATGGCCATGTTCATGAAAGAAATGACGAAGAGAACAAATGACAAGGATTCCCATCACTTCACAGAAAAACAATGTTGTTTTCTTCTGTCTGATCTTTTTGGTGCTGGTGTCGAAACAACCGTAAATACCCTAAGATGGTTTCTTCTGTACATGGCTTTAAACCAAGGAATACAG AACGACTTACAGAAATTGCTGGATTCCGCGTGTACCGATGATGGTGGATTAATAGATTTGGAGCAAATAGAAAGCATTCCACTGCTAAAAGCTTGCGTGTCTGAAACGATGCGATTACGGCCAGTGGCTCCGTCTGGGATACCGCGGTCGGTGAACACCGAAATTATGATTTCGGGATACCGCATACCAAAAGGGACCATGGTTTTACCGCTGCAGTGGGCAATGCACCACGACGAAAATTATTGGACGGACCCGGAGACGTTCCGACCGAAAAGATTTTTGGACGACGAAGGGAATATGATCAACCACAAGGCCTTCATGCCATTTCAAGCCG GTAAGAGAGCTTGTGTCGGAGACACGCTTTCCTATTGGATGCTCTATCTGTTCGGTGCAAATATAATTCACAATTTCAACGTTTCCGCAGAACAAGGTCTATCTGAAAAAGAAATCAACACCATCATGGACGGAGAGTTTGGCATAACGCTCAGTCCGGCCACGCACAACGTTGTTTTTAAATCTCGAATTTAA